The following are from one region of the Deltaproteobacteria bacterium genome:
- a CDS encoding AAA family ATPase has protein sequence MSEAPATQLINEFQETFRRIENELAKVVVGHGDLIRNILTAFFAGGHVLIEGVPGTGKTLIVRSLADVLNLSFNRIQFTVDLMPADITGTRMVMDRDDGRRDFVFVEGPVFAHVLLADEINRSTPKTQAALLEAMAEQQVTVAGATYRLPPPFFVMATLNPIEMEGTYPLPEAQLDRFFFKVRLTYPTHQEIQRIIGSTTTNTTEDLRPVFEHAEAPEKILSLRQLVRDVLVAPHIEEYISALIHATIPAGAKYLSTGDTAKTTLAKDDFVNRYVSFGSSPRGGQTLMLGAKVLALLDGRANVSYDDVDRLAVPTLNHRLVLNFAAEAENIDPNDIVTRIVQSARKIRR, from the coding sequence GTGAGTGAAGCCCCAGCTACCCAACTGATCAATGAGTTTCAGGAAACCTTTCGCCGCATCGAAAACGAACTCGCCAAAGTGGTGGTCGGTCATGGCGATTTGATCCGCAATATTCTCACCGCCTTCTTTGCTGGTGGGCACGTGCTGATTGAAGGTGTTCCAGGGACCGGCAAGACGCTCATCGTGCGCTCGCTCGCCGATGTGTTAAACCTCAGCTTTAATCGCATTCAGTTTACGGTCGACCTGATGCCGGCGGACATCACCGGTACACGCATGGTGATGGATCGCGATGATGGTCGGCGTGACTTCGTCTTTGTCGAAGGACCGGTCTTTGCACATGTCTTGTTGGCCGACGAAATTAACCGGTCGACGCCAAAGACTCAGGCGGCATTGCTTGAAGCAATGGCTGAACAACAGGTTACAGTGGCAGGGGCAACGTACCGTTTGCCGCCACCGTTCTTTGTCATGGCGACACTCAATCCGATCGAAATGGAAGGCACGTATCCGTTACCGGAGGCGCAACTGGACCGTTTCTTCTTTAAGGTACGCTTAACGTATCCTACGCACCAGGAAATCCAGCGCATTATTGGCTCCACGACCACCAACACGACTGAGGATTTGCGTCCCGTCTTCGAGCACGCTGAAGCGCCAGAAAAGATCCTCAGCTTACGACAACTCGTGCGCGACGTGTTAGTTGCTCCCCACATCGAAGAATATATCTCAGCACTGATCCATGCCACTATTCCCGCAGGAGCGAAATACCTCAGCACTGGCGACACAGCCAAGACAACGCTGGCAAAAGATGATTTCGTTAATCGCTATGTGAGCTTTGGCTCAAGCCCGCGAGGCGGCCAGACGTTGATGCTTGGGGCAAAGGTGTTAGCGCTGCTCGATGGCCGGGCCAATGTCAGCTACGATGACGTCGATCGTCTTGCGGTGCCAACCCTGAATCATCGGTTAGTCCTCAACTTTGCAGCTGAAGCCGAGAACATCGATCCTAACGACATTGTGACCCGGATCGTGCAGTCCGCTCGCAAAATTCGCCGGTAA
- a CDS encoding DUF58 domain-containing protein, producing MGVIDSTFLRQLDRLRVRVRTARGLRPGETQIPRSTQAWGIEFESYKEYTPGDDFRYVDWNAVGRLNQLVVRTFTAEREIPYYLFLDSSASMGAPVMDQKFTFASDLATALGYVVVNNNDPLRLVVLTAPDKGHPPFRVAPVLRHRSHFSRLPAFLATLVPQGKTYLREALRAYAEQTREPGVAFVISDFLLEAPVYEEALLLMKARGYEVKVIRVLGAAELSPEKLFRRGKLYDVEDGRERWISLSKAHLQQYQGALQAHLTALQQFCHQHQILYAQVSTDTNLTTVVSEELTRAGLLAFR from the coding sequence ATGGGTGTCATCGATTCGACTTTTCTTCGTCAGCTTGATCGCTTGCGCGTCCGTGTGCGGACTGCACGAGGACTGCGTCCAGGCGAAACGCAGATTCCTCGCAGTACGCAAGCGTGGGGGATCGAGTTTGAATCCTACAAGGAATACACGCCTGGGGACGATTTCCGTTATGTTGATTGGAATGCAGTCGGTCGTCTCAATCAGTTAGTGGTGCGAACGTTTACTGCCGAACGGGAAATTCCCTACTATCTCTTTCTCGATAGCAGCGCGTCGATGGGCGCGCCGGTCATGGATCAGAAGTTTACTTTTGCTTCTGACCTTGCCACGGCGCTTGGTTACGTTGTGGTCAACAACAATGACCCCCTCCGTTTGGTCGTTCTGACCGCTCCAGACAAAGGCCACCCCCCTTTCCGGGTTGCCCCGGTGCTGCGACACCGAAGCCACTTCTCGCGCCTCCCGGCGTTTCTGGCGACGCTGGTACCGCAAGGCAAAACCTATCTGCGTGAGGCCTTACGAGCGTATGCCGAGCAAACGCGTGAACCTGGTGTCGCGTTCGTCATCTCAGACTTTTTGCTCGAAGCGCCAGTCTATGAAGAAGCTCTGCTGCTGATGAAAGCACGTGGCTATGAGGTCAAAGTCATTCGCGTGCTGGGAGCTGCGGAATTGTCGCCAGAGAAACTGTTTCGCCGTGGCAAATTATATGATGTCGAAGACGGTCGAGAGCGCTGGATATCGCTCTCGAAGGCGCATCTACAGCAGTATCAAGGGGCCCTTCAGGCGCACTTGACCGCGTTGCAGCAGTTTTGCCATCAGCATCAAATCCTGTACGCACAAGTGTCGACAGATACGAATCTGACAACCGTCGTTAGTGAAGAACTGACACGCGCCGGATTACTGGCGTTTCGCTAG
- a CDS encoding VWA domain-containing protein: MGILNPAALPLLAVLGILVLIYLRERWRTRIEVPSMLFWSLVKEDKARVRRFTPSLLFLLQALLLALLIGGVLHPFRSQIVTETRGNRHILVIDTSASMQAREGRTQRFDLARDQAKKVVQSFNVLDEVMLISVSTRPLVVSGLTKDHLLILHLLETLKPVDTGTNLDLGIELALAQRDREGRQGQIYVFTDQPTNVLNLSADKLKELAYYRVGKTDDNVGVAALHLHQNPFQSYSQAQAYVVVRNYAARPKTGILTVRLNEKQMLRREFTLPAREATSFSVKGFEGPGKLIAQIETDDALRIDNQALAWLAELRDRRLVLVSGVKGLQEEITRVSEAIPGLILTVLTPERFSPAEVRPQDVVLFHQFVPSATVSANSLYVFPQPQNPLFPAVAEAEDVSILDWREEHEMLRNLHYVDALPLKKARVLALPSWAQVLISSRTKTSEVPLAFTGEKDGHRVACFAFDLGKGNLTNSDNMTLLLLFLNTMRWLSPADPTTPTLVPTGEAFFLPPGAGPDSLRLLSPQGEEQKIETDVVEIDRVGEYRLTGSRYRGTLYANLFDEPESDIGRREENSQPVTMTQVAAKAPQELTQSVPVEFGRTLYYGAVSLILLEWLYSLWRYYRTSRA; encoded by the coding sequence ATGGGAATCCTTAATCCAGCCGCATTACCGTTACTAGCCGTTCTCGGGATTCTCGTCCTCATTTATCTACGAGAGCGTTGGCGCACGCGCATTGAAGTGCCGAGCATGCTCTTCTGGAGTCTCGTCAAAGAAGACAAAGCACGAGTGCGACGTTTCACCCCTAGTCTGTTATTTTTACTGCAAGCGCTGTTGTTAGCGCTCCTGATTGGCGGAGTCCTCCATCCATTTCGCTCACAAATCGTGACCGAGACGCGAGGGAACCGCCACATTCTCGTGATCGACACGTCAGCGAGCATGCAGGCACGGGAAGGACGCACGCAACGGTTTGACCTTGCTCGTGATCAAGCAAAAAAAGTCGTGCAATCATTCAATGTTCTCGATGAGGTCATGCTTATCAGTGTGAGTACCCGCCCACTGGTCGTCAGCGGCCTCACTAAGGATCACCTGTTGATTCTCCATTTACTGGAAACCCTCAAACCCGTAGATACGGGTACCAATCTCGACTTAGGCATCGAGTTGGCCCTGGCTCAACGCGACCGGGAAGGACGACAAGGGCAGATTTATGTGTTTACCGACCAACCGACCAACGTCTTGAATCTTTCCGCCGACAAGCTCAAAGAACTTGCGTATTACCGTGTGGGCAAAACTGATGACAACGTTGGCGTTGCCGCCCTACATCTGCACCAGAATCCGTTCCAAAGCTATTCGCAGGCACAGGCCTATGTGGTCGTGCGTAATTATGCCGCACGCCCGAAGACTGGCATCCTCACCGTGCGGTTGAATGAGAAACAAATGCTCCGCCGTGAGTTTACGCTTCCGGCGCGCGAAGCGACCTCGTTCTCGGTCAAAGGCTTTGAAGGGCCAGGGAAACTTATCGCGCAGATCGAAACTGACGATGCGCTGCGTATCGATAACCAGGCCCTCGCATGGTTGGCAGAGCTGCGTGATCGTCGCCTGGTTTTAGTTTCTGGTGTGAAAGGGTTGCAGGAAGAGATTACGCGGGTGAGTGAAGCGATCCCTGGCTTAATTCTTACCGTGCTGACCCCCGAGCGGTTCTCTCCAGCGGAAGTCCGGCCCCAGGATGTTGTGCTGTTCCACCAATTTGTTCCCAGTGCCACTGTGTCAGCGAACAGTTTGTATGTGTTTCCTCAACCACAGAATCCACTCTTTCCTGCCGTTGCTGAAGCCGAGGATGTGAGCATTCTTGATTGGCGTGAAGAACACGAAATGCTGCGTAATCTGCACTATGTTGACGCCCTTCCGCTCAAGAAAGCGCGAGTGTTGGCGTTACCTTCGTGGGCCCAAGTGCTGATCTCTTCGCGCACGAAGACGAGCGAAGTCCCGCTGGCGTTCACTGGAGAAAAAGATGGTCATCGCGTGGCGTGTTTTGCCTTCGATTTAGGGAAAGGAAATCTGACCAATTCGGATAACATGACCCTCCTTTTGCTGTTCCTCAACACGATGCGCTGGCTTTCGCCTGCTGATCCGACGACACCGACGCTCGTGCCGACCGGTGAAGCCTTTTTCTTGCCTCCAGGTGCAGGGCCGGATTCCCTACGTCTCCTTTCCCCGCAAGGTGAAGAGCAAAAGATTGAGACGGATGTGGTCGAAATCGACCGCGTTGGAGAGTATCGCCTCACCGGGAGTCGTTATCGGGGAACCCTCTATGCCAACTTGTTCGATGAACCGGAGTCGGATATTGGTCGGCGCGAGGAGAACAGTCAGCCTGTCACGATGACACAAGTTGCCGCCAAGGCACCGCAAGAATTGACGCAATCCGTACCGGTAGAATTCGGACGGACGCTGTATTATGGAGCAGTGAGTTTGATTTTGCTTGAATGGCTGTATTCATTATGGCGCTATTATCGCACGAGTAGAGCATGA